The sequence ACACTGACCAACACTAAACGTAAATTTACCTTTTTGTGAGTGAAAGTGTTCGTATTATCAGTGATACGGGAGTTGTTAAACCATTTACTAGCACTTAGTTGTTTGTTAGAGGGGTGAAAGTTGAACGAAAAAACGCAAACTAACGAAATAAACATGGCACCACCAAAGACCTCAAAAGCACCAGCAAAGGAACAAAGTTTTGCCATTAAGGGATACCTATTTCTGTACAATGCCATACAAGTAGTAGGCTGGTGTTATATTCTCTATCAATTGGCTAACTACTACCTGATACAAGGTCCAGAATTCAGAGCCAGCATAACATTATGGGACTATACTCGTTTCGCTGTAATCGTGTTCCAGAATGCAGCCTTTGTGGAAATCATTAATGCTGCCTGTGGTTTTGTTAAATCAAACCCGGTGATCACCACCTTCCAGGTTCTAAGTCGCATGATGGTGGTAGTTGGTGTAGTAATGGCAACTCCTACGGGTAAGGTATCGCCTGGTTTGCCTATTGCTTTGCTGGCCTGGTCTGTAACGGAAATTATACGCTATGGCTATTATGCCttcaatattgttaaatttgtaccacactttttggtatttttgcgTTACACCACATTCATTGCTTTGTATCCCATTGGCGTGACCGGAGAATTGTTGTGTTTCTGGTGGGCTCAAAGTTATGCCAAAAACAATCCTAGCCTGTGGTCAATTGAAATGCCCAATATCTACAATGCCACCTTCTCCTATTATGTGCTATTATGGATTGTAATGTTGCTGTATATCCCTCTATTCCCCCAGATGTATTTACATATGTTTGCTCAACGTCGCAAGATCTTGGGAGGTGccagtagcagcagcagcaaaccatcatcaaaaaaagttaattaagTGTAGCTAGTAGCTACGCTTTGGGGTCAAGTTTCTCCGCCAAATTTGTATAACAACCATttgtaatttatgtatttttttaatatatttcgcAATCTATAATTCATCTATAcataatttgaacaaaaaaaatgttagcaaatcttttttcttttttttcacctTTTTATTCGCTGTTTCGTTTCAACCTTTGGatacattaattaaatttaaaattcattaataatttaaatgttattcaaTGCATTTTTTGTGCGCGATGAAATGTTAAATCAAAGGTTTACTACGTATACCTAAATAAAGCATTTCTTGTATGTGTTTTATAAATTGTAAGGTTTACCTAGTTTCTATaggtaaatattttctattccattattatagatttttattattttttattggaaaatttttgagttttgcatagaaacttttttgattttttgtttgtttaagaaATGTTTACAGACGTTAGTAATAGATATGTATATTAGTTTGTAAGTTTACAAATTGTGGCTGGatgtaatatataaaatttttaaataaataacacttttttataaaaacgacaaaaaaaacCTGTTTTATTTTGTAGATGGATGGATGAGTTTGTAAAATGTGTGCAAGAAAATTGTAAatacaattgggggattcaaacggtctgctattaggtcgtattgtcataatgtcgtaaaatattttttttagtttaaacaaattcttgttgtgctacaaacaaaaaagtgctattttatgacaaaccaataaacatagttcaaaaagtaggtattattagtttataactttttagtttaaaacccaactaaatttttatttatttataacttttttgtttgaaacccaacgaaaatttatttaaactaaaaaaatattttatgacaatacgacctaataggagaccgaaTGAATCGCCCAAATAAtcgtataaatattttaaattaatatacaaaACTCGTCTTTTTGTAAGTCGAGATTTTATGGCTAAATATGACAATGTATGagcggaccatttatcgaaataaacgggTTAGGGCCTTTCTACATTAAGGTAACCGTATgtattttattcatttctttTAATTACGACAGTTTTCGTATGTTTCTTAAAACAATTGCATGTACATATcatgtatttgaataattttggtgttgatagctttcttaattaaaatcttagtttagaagttatagGATAGAGGGAGGAAACAACAATATTCGACAAGGCATCGGACCTTACCCgttccaaatttgttaaaacttgttACACCGGTTCTTTATGGCCATACAAAGTTTGaagttgctaaaaaaaattcataaattctcTTTGGTTTGTTTGTCTTTTATCCAGTTtcgaattttatataagaatagTGTAAAAT comes from Calliphora vicina chromosome 2, idCalVici1.1, whole genome shotgun sequence and encodes:
- the Hacd1 gene encoding very-long-chain (3R)-3-hydroxyacyl-CoA dehydratase hpo-8 yields the protein MAPPKTSKAPAKEQSFAIKGYLFLYNAIQVVGWCYILYQLANYYLIQGPEFRASITLWDYTRFAVIVFQNAAFVEIINAACGFVKSNPVITTFQVLSRMMVVVGVVMATPTGKVSPGLPIALLAWSVTEIIRYGYYAFNIVKFVPHFLVFLRYTTFIALYPIGVTGELLCFWWAQSYAKNNPSLWSIEMPNIYNATFSYYVLLWIVMLLYIPLFPQMYLHMFAQRRKILGGASSSSSKPSSKKVN